The following coding sequences are from one Chloroflexaceae bacterium window:
- a CDS encoding cobalamin B12-binding domain-containing protein — translation MERKIRVLVAKPGLDGHDRGAKVIARALRDAGMEVIYTGLQQTPQMIVEAALQEDVDVIGLSILSGAHMTLLPKVTQLLKEQQMDDVLVVAGGIISDADAAILKAQHGIAEVFGPGASTQDIIKFIQDHVSVSRK, via the coding sequence ATGGAGCGAAAGATCCGCGTGCTTGTCGCCAAACCCGGCCTCGATGGTCACGACCGCGGGGCCAAGGTGATCGCGCGCGCCCTGCGTGATGCGGGGATGGAGGTGATCTACACCGGATTGCAACAGACCCCTCAGATGATCGTCGAGGCCGCCTTGCAGGAAGACGTTGACGTCATCGGGTTGTCTATCCTGTCCGGCGCCCATATGACCCTCCTGCCAAAGGTGACCCAGTTGCTCAAAGAGCAGCAGATGGATGACGTGCTCGTCGTGGCCGGAGGCATCATCTCCGACGCGGACGCGGCTATCCTCAAGGCGCAGCATGGCATTGCCGAGGTCTTCGGGCCGGGCGCTTCGACCCAGGACATTATCAAGTTTATCCAGGATCATGTAAGCGTCTCCCGAAAATGA
- a CDS encoding L,D-transpeptidase, whose translation MLSRRLLPALVLTLVALALGAGMGWARAVAARHPAADFPAPLSYAEARRAVETARAREMALREAARQQVSTVDPAQLPLLQTIYFPATGHHLSNRSGFLDFWRANGQLHVFGYPITEEFVEQGRIVQYFERARFEYSPEHAGTPYQVQLGLLGREILEVQGFPGGIDDPQNGARYFPETRHTLWGEFRRVWERRGDLRIFGYPLSEVVDEGGRSVQYFERAKFVYFPEDLPPFFQSMQAANGFDLSSLFEVRFSDLGRQLAQIRGLNLAPVPQLEGALIWDPAIWERRIEVNLSEQWLSAYEGDLLVFRAPVATGRDGFNTPVGDYAIYAKYDMQTMFGCMGGECWNVPNIPWVQYVVGGVALHGTYWHNSHGTGARPSHGCINLRIEDAQWLYEWADVGTRVVIRY comes from the coding sequence ATGCTGAGCCGCCGCTTGCTACCGGCGCTTGTCCTGACACTCGTCGCCCTGGCGCTGGGCGCGGGAATGGGCTGGGCGCGCGCTGTCGCCGCCCGCCATCCCGCCGCCGATTTTCCGGCCCCGCTGAGCTACGCCGAGGCCCGCCGCGCCGTCGAAACCGCCCGTGCGCGCGAGATGGCGCTCCGGGAGGCGGCCCGGCAGCAGGTATCCACGGTTGACCCGGCGCAGTTGCCGTTGTTGCAGACCATCTACTTTCCCGCCACCGGCCACCATCTGAGCAATCGTAGCGGCTTTCTCGACTTCTGGCGCGCCAACGGTCAACTGCATGTCTTCGGCTATCCAATCACCGAGGAGTTTGTTGAGCAGGGCCGCATCGTGCAGTACTTCGAGCGCGCCCGTTTTGAGTACAGCCCGGAGCATGCCGGCACGCCCTATCAGGTCCAGCTCGGGCTGCTGGGCCGCGAAATCCTCGAGGTGCAGGGCTTCCCCGGAGGCATTGACGACCCCCAGAATGGCGCCCGCTATTTCCCCGAAACGCGCCACACCCTCTGGGGCGAGTTTCGCCGCGTGTGGGAGCGTCGCGGCGATCTACGCATCTTCGGTTATCCGCTCAGCGAGGTGGTGGACGAAGGAGGGCGCAGCGTACAGTACTTCGAGCGGGCAAAGTTCGTCTACTTCCCCGAGGATCTCCCTCCCTTCTTTCAGAGCATGCAGGCCGCCAATGGCTTCGATCTCAGCAGCCTGTTCGAGGTGCGGTTCAGCGACCTGGGGCGCCAGCTGGCCCAGATCCGCGGCCTCAACCTCGCGCCCGTACCCCAACTCGAAGGCGCGCTGATCTGGGACCCGGCGATCTGGGAGCGGCGGATCGAGGTCAATCTGAGCGAGCAGTGGCTCAGCGCCTACGAAGGCGATCTGCTGGTCTTTCGCGCGCCCGTGGCGACCGGACGCGATGGCTTCAACACCCCCGTCGGCGACTACGCCATCTACGCCAAGTATGATATGCAGACCATGTTCGGCTGCATGGGCGGCGAGTGCTGGAACGTGCCGAACATTCCCTGGGTGCAGTATGTGGTTGGCGGCGTGGCCCTGCACGGCACCTACTGGCACAACAGCCATGGCACCGGCGCGCGCCCTTCGCACGGCTGCATCAACCTGCGCATCGAAGATGCCCAGTGGCTCTATGAATGGGCCGATGTGGGCACGCGGGTGGTGATCAGGTATTAG
- a CDS encoding ABC transporter permease subunit: MRGLAAGINRGAASAASMGGGQWRAGAGAALLAAPLLLTLFALLIWPLVVLALRSLGAPEGVGVSVTTYLAVLREPRYWRVLGNTALLALVSTIGALALCTPAAIYLEWQRGRLSRALAVLLTIPLSLPGIVIGFFVILLFGRTGVVVSLAGALLGERPPPLAYNFWGLLVGYIYFQIPRVVLVLRGAVATIEPDTLDAARTLGAPPWRVYTAVILPVLRPALLGAASLSMATAFGAFGTAATLSRGYRVVPLEIAAAFTERFEPQLAATLSLLLALFTTVLLWTMGRLGAPRRTEQRR; encoded by the coding sequence ATGCGCGGTCTTGCAGCCGGCATTAACAGGGGCGCCGCTTCCGCGGCCAGCATGGGCGGCGGGCAGTGGCGGGCTGGAGCGGGAGCGGCGCTTCTCGCCGCCCCTCTCCTCCTCACCCTGTTCGCCCTGCTCATCTGGCCGCTCGTGGTGCTTGCCCTGCGCAGCCTGGGCGCGCCGGAAGGGGTGGGGGTCTCTGTAACAACGTATCTGGCGGTTCTGCGTGAACCACGCTACTGGCGCGTCCTCGGCAATACGGCCCTGCTGGCTCTGGTCTCGACCATTGGCGCCCTGGCGCTCTGCACCCCGGCGGCGATCTACCTGGAATGGCAGCGTGGCAGGTTGAGTCGCGCGCTGGCCGTGCTGCTGACGATCCCGCTGAGCCTGCCGGGAATTGTCATCGGCTTCTTCGTTATCCTGTTATTCGGCCGCACGGGCGTGGTTGTCAGCCTCGCCGGAGCGCTGCTCGGCGAGCGGCCCCCTCCGCTTGCCTACAACTTCTGGGGGTTGCTCGTCGGCTATATTTACTTTCAGATCCCCCGGGTCGTGCTCGTGCTGCGCGGCGCCGTCGCCACTATCGAGCCTGACACGCTCGACGCGGCCCGCACCCTGGGCGCGCCGCCCTGGCGGGTCTACACCGCCGTCATTCTGCCCGTCCTGCGCCCGGCGCTCCTCGGCGCTGCCAGCCTGAGCATGGCAACGGCCTTCGGGGCCTTCGGCACCGCAGCCACCCTCAGCCGTGGCTACCGCGTGGTGCCGCTGGAGATCGCCGCCGCCTTCACAGAACGCTTCGAGCCGCAACTGGCGGCGACCCTTAGCCTCTTGCTGGCGCTCTTCACCACCGTTTTGCTCTGGACCATGGGGCGGCTGGGCGCGCCTCGTCGTACCGAGCAGCGCCGGTGA
- a CDS encoding extracellular solute-binding protein, which produces MLKAALFRVGLIALFGLALGACASAVPQPAPTQSAATAPAQTAAAQPTTGAAKLVVSYNTPEQWANWGAVLRAFTQQTGIQAPSDPKNSGQTLAALEAEAAAPQADVAYFGIVFGIEAAEKGLVAPYQPPGFADIPAGLKDPEGRWMTVHQGAIAFLVNTDALDGAPAPQCWADLLKAEYAGKVGFLDPTQAAVGYSVITAANLAQGGTLENFDPGVAYLKQLVANGLSLPAQTATALVQQGEIPILIDADFNGYKLRNIDKAPVEVVVPCEGSISIPYVMSLVAGAPRPDAGKALIDFALSDTGQRLFAESYLRPVRSVEVAPEIKAGMLPASEYERVKTPDYARMRAVQKQVVQRWRDEVARS; this is translated from the coding sequence ATGCTGAAGGCCGCCCTGTTTCGCGTCGGACTTATTGCTCTCTTTGGATTGGCGCTTGGCGCCTGCGCCTCCGCGGTACCGCAGCCGGCGCCGACTCAGAGCGCCGCTACGGCGCCTGCTCAGACCGCCGCTGCTCAACCCACTACTGGCGCGGCGAAACTCGTCGTCTCATACAACACCCCCGAACAATGGGCCAACTGGGGCGCTGTCCTGCGGGCTTTTACACAGCAGACCGGCATCCAGGCCCCGTCTGACCCGAAGAATTCCGGGCAGACCCTGGCCGCCCTTGAAGCCGAGGCCGCAGCGCCGCAGGCCGACGTTGCCTACTTCGGGATCGTCTTCGGAATCGAGGCCGCGGAGAAAGGACTGGTCGCGCCCTACCAACCCCCTGGCTTCGCCGATATCCCTGCCGGTTTGAAGGACCCCGAGGGCCGCTGGATGACTGTGCATCAAGGGGCCATCGCCTTCCTGGTCAACACCGACGCCCTTGACGGTGCGCCGGCGCCACAGTGCTGGGCCGACCTGCTCAAGGCCGAGTACGCTGGCAAGGTCGGCTTTCTCGACCCGACCCAGGCTGCAGTGGGCTACTCGGTGATCACGGCGGCGAATCTGGCACAGGGGGGCACGTTGGAGAACTTCGATCCCGGCGTCGCCTACCTGAAGCAACTCGTCGCCAACGGGCTGAGTCTCCCCGCTCAGACGGCCACCGCCCTCGTGCAGCAAGGCGAGATCCCTATCCTCATCGACGCCGACTTCAACGGCTACAAGCTGCGCAACATCGATAAAGCGCCGGTCGAGGTGGTAGTGCCGTGTGAGGGCAGCATCAGCATCCCCTACGTAATGTCGCTCGTGGCCGGCGCGCCGCGTCCTGATGCGGGCAAGGCGCTGATTGACTTCGCTCTTTCTGATACCGGCCAGCGGCTGTTCGCCGAGAGCTATTTGCGCCCGGTGCGCAGCGTTGAAGTGGCGCCGGAGATCAAGGCGGGGATGCTGCCTGCCAGCGAGTATGAGCGCGTCAAAACGCCCGACTACGCCCGGATGCGCGCGGTGCAGAAGCAGGTCGTTCAGCGCTGGCGCGACGAGGTGGCCAGGTCGTAA
- a CDS encoding 3-hydroxyacyl-CoA dehydrogenase NAD-binding domain-containing protein: MQDQLKRVAVIGAGTMGAAIAGLVAGAGLPVLLLDVPPNKLTPEEEAKGLTLQHPAVRNRIVQSGFDRMRKARPSNLFSERTAELITLGNTEDDFARIADCDWIVEAIIEQLGPKQALMERLDAIRKPGAIITTNTSGIPIALIAEGRSPEFKRHFFGAHFFNPPRYLKLLELIPGDDADPAVVAAFRRFAEDRLGKGVVICKDRPNFIGNRIFSYAGQVVLNYALANGYTVEEVDALTGPLIGRPNTASFRLLDQVGVDVMHYVCSNLYEAVPDDESRGVYRENDLLARMVADGKLGRKVGQGFYKEVREGEKREFWPLDLATLEYAPPRGAASVDSLIEEANKYKSLPERLRFLLRRSAERPDDRGAALVAQALLPMMAYAARRLPEIADSIADVDNAIRWGFAHQMGPFQIWDALGLAETADLMRSRGLELPAWVDQLAKGDARFYKQEADGKQSAYNVTTGRHEIIERDPRAIDLAALKEAGKLVHGNAAASLVDLGDGVLCLELHSKANTIGGQVIEIMLAAVEELKHDRWVGMVVGNQGARFSAGADLNDFGAAVEAGAWEDLEELLGLVQQAYQALRHNPKPVVSAPFGQTLGGGAELAMHSAVTVAAAETYMGLPEFAVGLIPGWGGCKELNRRIIAEAASSGGDVLKAFQRVFETLAFAKVATSAHEARELGFLRPTDRIVFNQDYLLGEAKREVLRLAAEGYLPPPSTKTCYALGRDGLAAARIAIFQLSQGGYATEYDAVIADKLAYILCGGDLSSPQFVDEAYIMQLEREAILALLKDERTMARARHMLETGKPLRN, translated from the coding sequence ATGCAGGACCAGTTGAAACGTGTCGCCGTCATTGGCGCCGGTACGATGGGCGCCGCCATCGCCGGCCTGGTCGCCGGCGCCGGCCTGCCCGTACTGCTGCTCGACGTGCCGCCCAATAAACTGACCCCGGAGGAGGAGGCGAAGGGGCTGACTCTCCAGCACCCCGCCGTTCGCAATCGTATTGTGCAGAGCGGCTTCGACCGCATGCGTAAGGCGCGCCCGTCGAATCTCTTCAGCGAGCGCACTGCGGAGTTGATCACCCTGGGCAATACCGAGGACGACTTCGCCAGGATTGCTGACTGCGACTGGATCGTCGAGGCGATCATCGAACAACTCGGTCCCAAGCAGGCGCTGATGGAGCGCCTGGACGCCATCCGTAAGCCGGGGGCCATCATCACCACCAACACCTCTGGCATCCCCATCGCTCTGATTGCCGAAGGTCGCAGCCCCGAGTTCAAGCGCCACTTCTTCGGCGCGCACTTCTTCAACCCGCCGCGCTACCTCAAGCTGCTCGAACTCATCCCCGGCGACGATGCCGATCCCGCTGTCGTAGCCGCCTTCCGCCGCTTCGCCGAGGATCGCCTGGGCAAGGGCGTGGTGATCTGCAAGGATCGCCCCAACTTCATCGGCAACCGCATCTTCTCCTACGCCGGCCAGGTGGTGCTCAATTACGCCCTGGCGAACGGGTATACGGTCGAGGAGGTGGACGCGCTCACCGGGCCGCTGATCGGGCGTCCCAATACCGCCAGCTTCCGCTTGCTCGACCAGGTTGGCGTAGATGTGATGCACTACGTCTGTTCGAACCTCTACGAGGCCGTCCCCGACGACGAGAGCCGCGGCGTCTACCGCGAGAACGACTTGCTCGCGCGCATGGTCGCCGACGGCAAGCTGGGCCGCAAGGTCGGCCAGGGCTTTTACAAAGAGGTGCGCGAGGGTGAGAAGCGCGAGTTCTGGCCCCTCGACCTGGCGACGCTGGAGTACGCGCCTCCGCGGGGCGCCGCCAGCGTGGACTCGCTGATCGAGGAGGCGAACAAGTACAAGAGCCTGCCTGAGCGCCTGCGCTTCCTGCTGCGCCGCAGCGCCGAACGGCCCGATGACCGCGGCGCCGCCCTGGTCGCTCAGGCCCTCCTGCCGATGATGGCCTACGCCGCCCGCCGCCTCCCCGAGATCGCCGACAGCATCGCCGATGTGGACAACGCCATTCGCTGGGGCTTCGCTCATCAGATGGGGCCGTTCCAGATCTGGGACGCCCTGGGCCTGGCCGAGACCGCCGATCTGATGCGCTCGCGGGGCCTGGAACTGCCGGCCTGGGTAGACCAGTTGGCGAAGGGGGATGCCCGCTTCTACAAGCAGGAGGCTGATGGCAAGCAGTCGGCGTACAATGTCACTACTGGCCGCCACGAGATCATCGAGCGCGATCCGCGGGCGATTGACCTGGCCGCGCTCAAGGAGGCCGGCAAGCTGGTGCACGGCAACGCCGCCGCCAGCCTGGTGGATCTGGGCGATGGCGTGCTGTGTCTGGAACTCCATTCCAAAGCCAACACCATCGGCGGCCAGGTGATCGAAATCATGCTGGCGGCGGTCGAGGAACTCAAGCACGACCGCTGGGTAGGCATGGTCGTCGGCAATCAGGGGGCGCGTTTCTCCGCCGGGGCGGATCTGAACGACTTTGGCGCCGCCGTCGAGGCCGGGGCCTGGGAGGATCTCGAAGAACTGCTCGGTCTGGTCCAGCAGGCTTACCAGGCGCTGCGCCATAACCCCAAACCAGTGGTGAGCGCTCCCTTTGGCCAGACCCTGGGCGGCGGAGCCGAACTGGCCATGCACAGCGCCGTCACCGTAGCCGCCGCCGAGACCTATATGGGCCTGCCCGAGTTCGCCGTGGGGTTGATCCCCGGCTGGGGCGGTTGCAAGGAGCTGAACCGGCGCATTATCGCCGAGGCGGCCAGCAGCGGCGGTGATGTGCTCAAAGCCTTCCAACGCGTCTTCGAGACGCTCGCGTTCGCCAAGGTGGCCACCAGCGCCCACGAGGCCCGCGAACTGGGCTTCCTGCGCCCCACCGACCGCATCGTCTTCAACCAGGACTACCTGCTCGGCGAGGCCAAGCGGGAGGTGCTGCGCCTGGCGGCCGAGGGCTACCTGCCCCCTCCGAGCACCAAAACGTGCTACGCCCTGGGGCGCGATGGCCTGGCCGCCGCGCGGATCGCCATCTTTCAACTGTCCCAGGGCGGCTACGCCACGGAGTACGATGCCGTCATCGCCGATAAACTGGCCTACATCCTCTGCGGCGGCGATCTGAGCAGTCCCCAGTTCGTTGATGAAGCCTACATCATGCAACTGGAGCGCGAGGCGATCCTGGCTCTGCTAAAAGACGAGCGCACCATGGCCCGCGCCCGCCATATGCTGGAGACCGGCAAGCCGCTGCGGAACTAG
- a CDS encoding ABC transporter permease subunit has translation MSRRPHLPADPVVRIGGAFALSAAAICLLPIPVLLAVATTPAWQQGPWAGGFTLRWLAESWSSVGPYASYSLRLALLTLVLDTLLGLPAAWVIARTAFPGRGALLALINLPLAVPGIALALALILAYPTWRAGGWLLVAGHVLYTLPFFIGTLAPALAQPELQEREAVAATLGANRLQQFARVTLPAVRPAVLAAVIIVVTLSLGEFNVSFFLFTPTAKTLPIDLYAAYITGRLEIAAAATVWFLALVMPATIAIERLGRARVGQV, from the coding sequence ATGTCTAGAAGACCACATCTACCAGCCGACCCGGTGGTGCGCATTGGCGGCGCCTTTGCGCTGAGCGCCGCGGCCATCTGCTTGCTGCCCATCCCGGTGCTGCTCGCCGTAGCAACGACACCCGCCTGGCAGCAGGGACCCTGGGCCGGCGGCTTCACCCTGCGCTGGCTGGCCGAGAGCTGGTCAAGCGTCGGTCCTTACGCCAGTTACAGCCTGCGCCTGGCGCTGCTGACCCTCGTCCTTGACACCCTGCTCGGCCTGCCGGCGGCCTGGGTCATCGCGCGCACGGCCTTTCCGGGCCGGGGAGCGCTCCTGGCCCTGATTAACCTGCCCCTGGCCGTTCCCGGCATTGCTCTCGCCCTTGCCCTGATTCTGGCCTATCCCACATGGCGCGCCGGGGGCTGGCTGCTGGTTGCCGGGCATGTGCTCTACACCCTTCCCTTCTTCATCGGGACCCTCGCGCCCGCGCTGGCTCAGCCTGAGTTGCAGGAGCGTGAGGCGGTCGCCGCCACCCTGGGGGCCAATCGCCTGCAACAGTTCGCCCGGGTGACCTTGCCCGCGGTGCGCCCGGCCGTGCTGGCCGCGGTGATCATCGTCGTCACCCTGTCGCTTGGCGAATTCAATGTGTCGTTTTTTCTCTTCACACCAACCGCTAAAACGCTGCCAATTGACCTTTACGCCGCCTATATCACCGGACGGCTAGAGATCGCGGCCGCGGCCACGGTCTGGTTTCTGGCGCTGGTCATGCCGGCAACGATTGCCATCGAGCGGTTGGGACGCGCACGGGTGGGACAGGTATGA
- a CDS encoding LacI family transcriptional regulator, protein MERVAELANVSIATVSRVLNNPERVAPATRDRVYAAMRQLGYSYNAIASGLSRRRTMTLGLIVPALTNPIFAESTRGVQQTAALHGYALLIGATDYDANEETHLVQTFRQHRVDGLIVTSSHPESPALIAAQENGTPVVLTYSSRLRTSLPCVGVDNFAAAAGAVGHLLQLGHRRIAMLAGTFSQSDRSYARYQGYCAALAAYGLPADPDLLVEVPYTVEGGVAGARALLGRTEPPTAIFCSNDILAFGAIRAALDHGLRVPQELSIVGFDDSPMAVITNPRLTTVSQPALMMGVKACELLCSLIKGETPATTTIILPTELQIRETTAPPPAR, encoded by the coding sequence ATGGAGCGTGTTGCTGAGCTTGCAAACGTTTCCATTGCTACGGTCTCGCGGGTGTTGAACAACCCGGAGCGGGTAGCCCCGGCCACACGGGATCGGGTGTACGCAGCGATGCGCCAGCTCGGCTACAGCTACAATGCCATCGCCAGCGGGCTGTCGCGCCGGCGCACGATGACCCTGGGTCTGATCGTGCCTGCGCTTACCAACCCGATCTTCGCCGAGTCAACCCGCGGCGTTCAGCAGACCGCCGCGCTCCATGGCTACGCGCTCCTGATCGGCGCTACCGATTACGATGCCAATGAGGAGACTCACCTGGTGCAGACCTTTCGGCAGCACCGGGTTGACGGCCTGATCGTCACCTCATCCCACCCCGAAAGCCCGGCGCTGATCGCCGCCCAGGAAAACGGCACGCCCGTGGTGCTCACCTACTCGTCGCGTCTCCGCACATCGTTGCCCTGTGTGGGGGTGGATAATTTCGCCGCCGCGGCAGGCGCCGTCGGTCACCTGTTGCAACTTGGCCACCGGCGCATCGCCATGCTCGCCGGCACGTTCAGCCAATCCGACCGCAGCTATGCACGTTATCAGGGCTACTGCGCCGCCCTGGCCGCCTATGGCCTCCCTGCGGATCCGGATCTGCTTGTGGAAGTTCCGTACACCGTCGAAGGCGGCGTTGCCGGCGCCCGAGCGCTGCTGGGCCGCACTGAGCCCCCGACGGCGATCTTCTGCTCCAACGATATCCTCGCCTTCGGGGCCATCCGCGCCGCGCTCGACCATGGCCTGCGCGTGCCGCAGGAACTTTCGATCGTCGGTTTCGATGACAGCCCGATGGCCGTCATCACCAATCCACGCCTCACCACCGTGTCGCAGCCGGCCCTGATGATGGGTGTCAAGGCGTGTGAGTTGCTCTGCTCCTTGATCAAAGGAGAAACGCCCGCGACGACGACGATTATTCTGCCGACCGAACTCCAGATCCGTGAGACCACCGCTCCGCCGCCCGCGCGGTGA
- the meaB gene encoding methylmalonyl Co-A mutase-associated GTPase MeaB produces MNSQELVARLRAGDRRALARAITIVETGGPPARELLAAAYPYTGNAHVVGITGPPGAGKSTLVTALALEWRSRGVSVGIVAVDPTSPFTGGAVLGDRIRMQALSGDSGVFIRSMASRGRLGGLARATADAVALLDAAGFQVVLVETVGAGQGEVDIARAAHTTLVVEVPGMGDDVQSIKAGVLEIADVFVVNKADREGAEKTVRQLRAMLHLADRQPGEWEPPVLTAVATASTGSAAIVDAATRHLAYLRETGLADARARHAAERELAAAVQELALERLGGPAWHDLVARIASRERDPYGGAEELFNSIRSG; encoded by the coding sequence GTGAATAGTCAGGAGCTTGTCGCACGACTGCGCGCGGGCGACCGGCGCGCTCTGGCCCGGGCGATCACCATAGTGGAGACAGGCGGCCCGCCGGCCCGCGAATTGCTGGCCGCAGCCTATCCTTATACCGGCAACGCTCACGTAGTCGGGATCACCGGGCCGCCCGGCGCGGGGAAGAGCACGCTGGTGACCGCCCTGGCGCTGGAGTGGCGCAGCCGGGGGGTCAGCGTTGGCATCGTGGCTGTGGACCCTACCTCGCCGTTCACCGGCGGAGCAGTGCTGGGAGATCGCATCCGGATGCAGGCCCTGAGCGGCGATTCCGGCGTGTTCATCCGCTCTATGGCCAGCCGCGGGCGCCTCGGCGGCCTGGCGCGCGCCACCGCCGATGCTGTGGCCCTGCTCGATGCGGCCGGCTTCCAGGTGGTGCTCGTCGAGACGGTCGGCGCCGGCCAGGGCGAGGTGGATATCGCCCGCGCCGCCCATACCACCCTGGTGGTCGAGGTGCCCGGCATGGGCGATGACGTGCAGAGCATCAAGGCCGGCGTGCTCGAGATCGCCGACGTGTTCGTGGTTAACAAGGCTGATCGCGAAGGGGCCGAGAAGACCGTGCGCCAGTTGCGCGCCATGTTGCATCTGGCCGACCGGCAACCCGGCGAATGGGAGCCGCCGGTGCTCACCGCCGTCGCCACCGCCTCCACCGGCAGCGCGGCGATTGTGGACGCGGCCACCCGTCACCTGGCATACCTGCGCGAGACGGGGCTGGCCGATGCGCGCGCACGCCACGCCGCCGAACGCGAACTGGCCGCGGCAGTGCAGGAACTGGCCCTCGAACGGCTGGGCGGTCCGGCCTGGCACGACCTGGTGGCCCGCATCGCCAGCCGCGAGCGCGACCCCTATGGCGGCGCCGAGGAGTTGTTTAACTCGATCCGCTCCGGGTAA
- a CDS encoding acetyl-CoA C-acyltransferase, whose product MREAVIVSAARTAVGKAPRGTLRTVRPDELAAVVVKAAIERAPGLDPREVEDVIMGCAMPEGEQGMNLARIAAQRAGLPDTVCGITINRFCASGLQTIATAAHQIMSGQADVIVAGGAESMSMVPMGGNKFAPNPYLAVHDPAVYLGMGLTAENVARDFKVSREDQDAFALSSHQKALRAQQEGRFAPGIVPVEVDVVELDAEGRRVEKRFSFDTDEGPRADTSAEALAKLKPVFAANGTVTAGNSSQTSDGAAAVVVMSREKAEALGLKPRARFLSFAVGGVAPEVMGIGPVVAVPKALKLAGLNLSDIDLIELNEAFAAQALAVIRELGMDMEKVNVNGGAIALGHPLGCTGAKLTVQILDELERRGGRYGLVTMCIGGGMGAAGIFERLA is encoded by the coding sequence ATGCGAGAAGCAGTCATTGTCAGCGCGGCGCGCACGGCGGTGGGCAAGGCCCCGCGGGGGACGCTGCGCACCGTGCGCCCCGACGAACTGGCGGCCGTGGTGGTCAAGGCAGCCATCGAGCGCGCGCCGGGGCTTGACCCGCGCGAGGTCGAGGATGTGATCATGGGCTGCGCGATGCCCGAGGGCGAGCAGGGCATGAACCTGGCGCGCATCGCCGCCCAGCGGGCCGGTCTGCCCGATACGGTCTGCGGCATCACGATCAATCGCTTCTGCGCCTCGGGGCTGCAAACGATCGCCACCGCGGCGCACCAGATCATGAGCGGCCAGGCCGATGTCATCGTCGCCGGTGGCGCCGAGAGCATGAGCATGGTGCCCATGGGCGGCAACAAGTTCGCGCCCAACCCCTACCTGGCCGTCCACGATCCCGCGGTCTACCTGGGTATGGGCCTCACCGCCGAAAACGTTGCGCGGGACTTCAAGGTCAGCCGCGAGGACCAGGACGCCTTCGCCCTGAGTTCGCACCAGAAGGCCCTGCGCGCCCAGCAGGAGGGCCGCTTCGCGCCGGGGATCGTGCCGGTCGAAGTGGACGTGGTGGAACTGGACGCCGAGGGCCGGCGCGTAGAGAAACGCTTCAGCTTCGATACCGACGAGGGGCCGCGGGCCGATACCTCGGCGGAGGCCCTGGCGAAGCTGAAGCCGGTCTTCGCCGCCAATGGCACGGTTACGGCGGGCAATAGCTCGCAGACCAGCGACGGGGCCGCGGCGGTGGTGGTGATGAGCCGCGAGAAGGCCGAGGCCCTGGGCCTCAAGCCCCGCGCGCGCTTCCTGAGCTTCGCCGTGGGTGGCGTGGCCCCCGAAGTGATGGGCATCGGTCCGGTGGTGGCCGTGCCGAAGGCGCTGAAACTGGCCGGGCTGAACCTCAGCGATATTGACCTGATCGAGCTCAACGAGGCCTTTGCCGCCCAGGCCCTGGCGGTGATCCGCGAACTGGGCATGGATATGGAGAAAGTCAATGTCAATGGCGGGGCGATCGCTCTCGGCCATCCCCTGGGCTGCACGGGCGCCAAGCTGACGGTGCAGATCCTCGACGAACTGGAGCGCCGCGGCGGACGCTACGGCCTGGTTACGATGTGCATCGGCGGAGGCATGGGCGCCGCGGGCATCTTCGAGCGCCTGGCGTGA